A genomic region of Colletotrichum destructivum chromosome 5, complete sequence contains the following coding sequences:
- a CDS encoding Putative TAP46-like protein, which translates to MADEDKPQTLKSVFTSAEKKRFTLENSYEASSPNYLDDLRNAISEYETCLDLISRAALFSPNESLEDLSTSSLPYLLITAHLADLHQKLPSRRPIERRVALERARESYETFLGFLDSYDLLSAQQKILYERYTDEPLAFSTLGTNDAAKRRDVKIANFKSERALRERLDTLRRNPRYQNEDGDDEVVRELHLAHLAYAAHMAFQGLEGINRELEVLAQATVPLMPSPTSVEEDERRRAVERSSDGYVERLEAPRRLQSLFGQRGGPILSKDGKPLQPFTLVGNRGQMAADVFRPGHNLPTMSIDEYLEVERERGGIIEGGGEASWHRPEPDEDDFDKADEETMKARAWDEFVEANPKGSGNTLNRG; encoded by the coding sequence ATGGCGGATGAAGACAAACCCCAGACTCTCAAATCTGTCTTCACCTCGGCCGAAAAGAAGCGTTTCACCCTCGAAAACTCGTACgaggcctcgtcgccgaacTACCTTGACGACCTTCGCAACGCCATCTCCGAGTACGAGACCTGCCTCGACCTCAtctcccgcgccgccctcttctcccctaACGAGTCGCTCGAGGACCTCTCCACCTCATCCCTACCGTATCTCCTTATCACCGCCCACCTTGCCGACTTGCATCAGAAGCTTCCCTCGCGCCGTCCCATCGAGcgccgcgtcgccctcgagcgcgCACGTGAGTCTTACGAGACCTTCCTCGGGTTCCTTGACTCCTACGACCTCCTGTCTGCTCAGCAAAAGATACTTTACGAACGCTACACCGATGAGCCCCTCGCCTTTTCGACCCTCGGCACCAACGACGCGGCTAAGCGCCGCGACGTGAAAATTGCAAACTTCAAATCGGAGCGCGCCCTCCGCGAGCGACTGGACACGCTGCGCCGGAACCCGCGGTACCAGAACGAagatggtgacgacgaggttgtcCGCGAACTACACCTAGCCCACCTAGCGTATGCGGCACACATGGCCTTTCAAGGCTTGGAGGGCATCAAccgcgagctcgaggtcctGGCTCAGGCCACCGTGCCCCTGATGCCGTCCCCGACGTccgtggaggaggatgagCGACGCCGCGCGGTCGAACGTAGTTCCGACGGCTACGTCGAGCGTCTCGAGGCACCGCGCCGGCTACAAAGCTTGTTTGGTCAGCGGGGAGGCCCGATACTGTCCAAGGATGGCAAGCCACTACAGCCTTTCACCCTCGTCGGTAACCGGGGGCAGATGGCTGCGGACGTGTTCCGGCCGGGCCACAACCTGCCGACGATGAGCATCGATGAGTACCTCGAAGTGGAGCGTGAGCGGGGGGGTATCATagagggaggcggcgaggcaaGCTGGCACCGACCGGAACCGGATGAAGACGACTTTGACAAGGCCGATGAggagacgatgaaggcgagAGCCTGGGATGAGTTTGTCGAGGCAAACCCTAAGGGTTCGGGAAACACGTTGAACAGGGGTTGA